Proteins encoded together in one Desulfosporosinus meridiei DSM 13257 window:
- a CDS encoding TIGR04053 family radical SAM/SPASM domain-containing protein → MENKMKMGGHHHGMGGHPQGKGGHPSGHPGMNVDYNKNPFIVIWETTRACGLKCQHCRADAQPDPHPEELTHEQGIALIDEIYEMDNPMLVFTGGDCMLRKDLFELADYGIKKGMRVSMSPSATVEVTKERMDMAKEVGISRWSFSIDGADAKTHDAFRGIDGTFDLTIEKLKYLNEIGISHQINTCINKANLHQLEQMAELMKELKTSVWYILMMIPTGRASLDDCITAAQHEEVFKWLYELSKNAPYDIKTTAGQHYRRVVFQQRAKENGTTGEEITFEGTKTRDMAQFIDGLARAPKAVNDGNGFIFVSHTGDVTPSGFLPLVVGNVKENRLRDIYRESPILRDLRSPDKYEGKCGICEYNKVCGGSRARAYGATGNYMASEPFCVYIPEKIRKK, encoded by the coding sequence ATGGAAAATAAAATGAAAATGGGTGGACATCATCACGGAATGGGAGGACATCCGCAGGGTAAAGGTGGTCATCCAAGTGGGCACCCAGGAATGAACGTTGACTACAATAAGAACCCGTTCATCGTAATCTGGGAAACTACTCGTGCATGTGGGCTTAAGTGCCAACACTGTCGTGCAGATGCGCAACCTGACCCGCATCCAGAGGAGTTAACCCACGAGCAAGGTATCGCGTTAATCGATGAAATCTACGAAATGGACAACCCGATGCTAGTTTTCACAGGTGGGGACTGCATGCTTCGAAAAGACCTTTTTGAATTAGCAGACTACGGTATTAAAAAAGGAATGCGTGTTTCGATGAGCCCAAGTGCTACTGTTGAAGTAACAAAAGAGCGCATGGACATGGCGAAAGAAGTTGGGATTTCTCGTTGGAGTTTCTCAATTGACGGTGCAGATGCTAAGACCCACGATGCTTTCCGTGGAATCGATGGAACCTTTGATTTAACAATCGAGAAACTTAAATATTTAAACGAAATTGGTATTTCTCACCAAATCAATACTTGCATTAACAAAGCAAACTTGCACCAACTTGAGCAAATGGCGGAATTGATGAAAGAGTTGAAGACTTCGGTTTGGTACATTTTAATGATGATTCCAACGGGACGTGCTTCACTGGATGATTGCATAACAGCTGCTCAGCATGAAGAAGTATTCAAGTGGCTTTACGAGTTAAGTAAAAACGCGCCTTATGATATAAAAACAACTGCTGGCCAGCACTATCGCCGTGTTGTATTCCAACAACGTGCTAAGGAAAACGGTACTACAGGTGAGGAAATCACTTTCGAAGGTACTAAGACACGTGACATGGCTCAATTCATTGACGGTCTGGCAAGAGCACCAAAAGCAGTTAACGATGGAAATGGTTTCATCTTCGTATCACACACTGGTGACGTTACACCAAGTGGATTTTTACCTTTAGTAGTTGGTAACGTTAAGGAAAATAGACTGCGCGACATCTACCGCGAAAGCCCTATTTTAAGAGACTTGCGTTCACCAGATAAGTATGAAGGTAAATGTGGTATCTGTGAGTACAACAAAGTTTGTGGTGGATCAAGAGCACGTGCCTACGGCGCAACTGGAAACTATATGGCCTCAGAGCCATTCTGCGTGTATATTCCAGAGAAGATTAGAAAGAAATAG
- a CDS encoding RNA polymerase sigma factor, protein MKQIETLYFEYKQDIYSYLLSLTHDPTLSEDLLSETFVKAIFSMGNFKGNSSIKTWLFGIARHLWLQNLRKARPAVEYSDLLDVYVADRSLDRVITKQIADRVYELLKTKDERTQKIINMRVNGISYFEISERIGITENSARVIDFRTKKWLKSVLEKEGLI, encoded by the coding sequence ATGAAACAAATTGAAACGCTGTATTTTGAATATAAACAAGATATCTATAGCTATCTGTTAAGCTTGACTCATGATCCTACCCTTTCGGAAGATTTGCTCTCAGAGACTTTTGTTAAGGCGATATTCTCTATGGGTAATTTTAAAGGTAATTCCTCTATTAAGACTTGGCTATTTGGGATTGCCCGCCACCTATGGCTGCAAAACCTGCGTAAAGCTAGACCTGCGGTGGAATATAGTGATCTTTTAGATGTCTATGTGGCAGACAGAAGCCTGGATCGTGTCATAACCAAGCAAATAGCCGATAGAGTCTATGAGTTGCTAAAAACCAAAGACGAGCGAACACAAAAAATAATCAATATGCGTGTAAATGGGATAAGTTACTTTGAAATCTCCGAGAGAATAGGTATTACGGAAAACTCAGCAAGAGTCATAGATTTTAGAACAAAAAAATGGCTTAAATCAGTTTTGGAAAAGGAGGGATTGATTTGA
- a CDS encoding zf-HC2 domain-containing protein — MKASCEIIRDLIPLVKDNVASQESTNLVSEHLKNCESCKLEFGHEALPIQKDVDDKRVLVSIKKKLFLISSALLLFGAFMGMALNKNTSSNFMPIVVVVLSTVIVGILIFKFKWKGDKSVSRFFVGKAIGTIIVFAILGIYLLLKYLFQF, encoded by the coding sequence TTGAAGGCATCCTGTGAGATAATAAGGGATTTGATACCCCTTGTGAAAGATAATGTTGCCAGCCAAGAGAGTACTAATTTAGTTTCGGAACATCTAAAAAACTGTGAAAGCTGTAAACTTGAGTTTGGACATGAGGCATTGCCAATCCAAAAAGACGTTGATGATAAAAGAGTATTGGTTTCAATTAAGAAAAAACTTTTTCTTATCTCGTCGGCCCTATTACTCTTTGGAGCATTTATGGGCATGGCACTAAATAAAAATACGTCCTCAAACTTTATGCCCATAGTAGTAGTTGTCCTAAGTACTGTAATTGTGGGGATACTGATATTCAAGTTTAAATGGAAGGGGGATAAAAGTGTGAGTAGATTTTTTGTAGGAAAAGCTATTGGGACAATTATTGTCTTTGCAATACTAGGTATTTATCTATTGCTGAAATATCTGTTTCAGTTTTAA
- the nudC gene encoding NAD(+) diphosphatase — translation MLSKIDGDSTAYWLLFKGNKILISEDKVLEFTLPEIDYFKLSKKLVRSQLLGQMEGRSYYAAELAPDIVAPETMLFCNLYRLFGKIPDALFFLAGKAYQILHWDRTHQYCSQCGARTENKIDERAKLCPACGRVNYPRISPAIIVAITREREILLARGSRFQADFYSVLAGFVEPGETFEECVQREVREEVGLEVKNIRYFGSQPWPFPDSLMVGFTAEYAGGDIKIDENEILNAGWFDVDQLPLIPGTGSIARSLIDWFIELAKNE, via the coding sequence GTGTTGAGCAAAATTGATGGGGATTCAACGGCATATTGGTTGTTGTTTAAAGGGAATAAAATACTCATTTCCGAAGATAAAGTGCTGGAATTTACTTTGCCGGAGATTGATTACTTTAAATTAAGCAAGAAGCTGGTTCGTAGTCAGTTACTGGGCCAGATGGAAGGACGTTCTTATTATGCCGCAGAACTTGCCCCGGATATCGTTGCTCCGGAAACTATGTTGTTTTGCAACTTGTATCGTTTATTTGGCAAGATCCCGGATGCTTTGTTTTTCTTAGCAGGTAAAGCCTATCAGATTTTACACTGGGATCGTACCCATCAGTACTGCAGCCAGTGCGGAGCTCGGACAGAAAACAAAATAGATGAAAGGGCTAAGCTTTGTCCAGCATGCGGGCGAGTAAACTATCCCAGGATTTCTCCGGCTATTATTGTGGCGATTACAAGAGAGCGCGAAATATTATTAGCGAGGGGGAGTCGCTTTCAAGCCGACTTCTATAGCGTTTTGGCTGGTTTTGTAGAACCGGGGGAAACATTTGAAGAGTGTGTGCAAAGGGAAGTCAGAGAAGAAGTTGGCCTGGAAGTTAAAAATATTAGATATTTTGGCAGCCAGCCTTGGCCCTTCCCAGATTCTCTGATGGTTGGCTTTACAGCGGAATATGCTGGCGGGGACATAAAGATTGATGAAAATGAAATCTTGAATGCCGGATGGTTTGATGTGGATCAGCTACCGCTGATACCAGGAACCGGAAGCATAGCCCGGAGTTTAATTGATTGGTTTATAGAACTAGCAAAAAATGAGTAA
- a CDS encoding MerR family transcriptional regulator gives MENTIWKIGELASQCGITVRTLHHYHQIGLLVPSETTEAGHRLYTKSDALKLQQILSLKQLEFSLEEIHNFIENPDFNPLLVVQAQLEIVKEQIKLKEKLRSELEQLQTLLSFNQTISSDQLIKIMELIRMNESNYITPELAEKMRAFLKDLPEEKKLKLKKMLPLIDETQKQALQKMILK, from the coding sequence ATGGAAAACACTATTTGGAAAATCGGTGAGCTTGCAAGCCAGTGTGGGATTACAGTAAGAACACTGCACCATTATCACCAAATAGGCCTATTAGTCCCCTCTGAAACTACCGAAGCCGGCCATCGGCTTTACACCAAGTCCGATGCATTAAAACTTCAGCAGATATTATCTCTAAAACAACTGGAATTTTCCTTAGAAGAAATCCATAACTTTATTGAAAATCCTGATTTTAATCCCCTCCTCGTCGTTCAAGCTCAACTGGAAATCGTCAAGGAACAGATAAAATTAAAGGAAAAGCTGCGCTCTGAGCTTGAACAACTGCAAACACTGCTGTCATTCAACCAAACTATAAGTTCAGACCAATTAATAAAAATAATGGAGTTGATCCGCATGAATGAAAGTAATTATATAACACCTGAGCTGGCCGAAAAAATGAGAGCTTTCCTCAAAGACCTTCCGGAAGAAAAAAAGTTAAAGTTGAAAAAAATGCTGCCCCTCATAGATGAGACACAAAAACAGGCTCTGCAGAAAATGATCTTAAAATAG
- a CDS encoding flavodoxin family protein yields MKIAIVYYSKSGNTQKVADLVAEGAKKIDKVEVKTMSIEAIDDEFLTEAKAVIFGSPTIAGSFAGQLKQWLDTAKNVGGKLGAVFATANYVGGGAEVAEISMIAEMLVKGMLVYSSGVAEGQPFIHYGAVCIKDGDDGQKERAKVFGERIARKAVELFN; encoded by the coding sequence GTGAAAATAGCTATTGTATATTACAGTAAATCTGGTAATACCCAAAAGGTTGCAGATCTTGTAGCTGAAGGTGCAAAGAAAATTGATAAAGTCGAGGTCAAAACTATGTCCATCGAAGCAATCGACGATGAATTCTTGACGGAAGCCAAAGCAGTTATCTTTGGGTCGCCGACGATTGCGGGATCCTTTGCAGGGCAATTAAAACAATGGTTAGATACAGCTAAAAATGTCGGAGGAAAACTGGGAGCTGTTTTTGCTACAGCAAATTATGTTGGCGGTGGTGCAGAGGTGGCGGAAATCTCCATGATTGCTGAGATGTTGGTAAAAGGTATGTTGGTCTACTCTTCAGGAGTTGCTGAGGGACAGCCTTTTATTCATTATGGAGCTGTGTGCATTAAAGATGGGGATGATGGTCAAAAAGAGCGAGCAAAAGTATTTGGGGAAAGGATCGCTAGAAAAGCAGTGGAATTGTTTAACTAA
- a CDS encoding DUF6323 family protein: MAFELSLFSGALIEKQAVNEVMKCNDLTVKFGLVLTEAQALALVETRAFALKENGRIEFGGGVIDKIIKEFCNSPYLSRHNYEETMHELLGIFYYYKNETLDLMCDDDLIQYMKNAFNGICQGSFELLSGRELYKLARNLRYGYALDYSDDAIQLDDE, encoded by the coding sequence ATGGCCTTTGAATTATCCTTGTTTAGTGGCGCTCTGATAGAAAAGCAAGCTGTCAACGAAGTCATGAAATGCAATGACCTGACTGTGAAATTTGGTCTTGTTCTGACAGAGGCACAGGCTCTCGCTTTGGTTGAAACACGCGCTTTTGCATTAAAGGAAAATGGTAGGATTGAATTTGGTGGAGGCGTGATTGACAAGATAATTAAGGAATTTTGCAACTCACCTTATCTTTCAAGGCATAACTATGAAGAAACCATGCATGAGCTTTTAGGAATATTTTATTATTACAAGAATGAAACTCTCGATCTGATGTGTGATGACGACTTAATCCAATATATGAAAAATGCTTTTAATGGAATATGCCAAGGTTCTTTTGAACTGCTATCTGGGCGGGAACTATATAAGCTTGCCCGAAACTTGCGCTATGGTTATGCTCTGGATTATTCAGACGATGCTATCCAATTGGATGATGAATGA
- a CDS encoding DUF6179 domain-containing protein has translation MMADIEKIRRIKRETLSSEYYFKSLLEQAYMSGMLSEAQLEKIQLDCLSLLAKQTERYNSGGSSSILVEGAQSLLTSIMFTIGVRLKTYPNPDEAVAAIQKDGVYALYQAGREGIDRLIKSTKILHSSIIANLLQTENVFYRSTIVDGIKGFFKLYYPEFAAQEIHITADYPVHHLMERLVGIEFIQKYLECIYYENLFCAQFSAENVHHLLCGYDEDYEELLVNIYEPVLSAAIGCILSGRDVHRLEMAASSIKILSDLFRGKRRTEIVEILREAVSQLSGLMELTEPLKRYLRGSLPQIAAVIENAVLLQTLDRVFILPKYPENNRKLIFSFGEKMDDEKYRKVLEEIRQCRYLTDKKALIKGEIHSLADLEDILLDAELHEEEILSIIRELNPAEIAALAKKHPMSSALDQYELRESQIVLGECLQKFLAELPAKGRDLIKQAAAMLDRI, from the coding sequence ATGATGGCAGATATTGAAAAGATCCGCAGAATCAAAAGAGAAACATTAAGCAGTGAATATTATTTCAAATCCTTACTTGAGCAAGCCTATATGTCGGGGATGTTGTCAGAGGCACAGCTTGAAAAAATTCAATTGGATTGCCTCTCACTTTTGGCCAAGCAAACTGAGAGGTATAACAGCGGGGGCAGCAGCTCGATCCTAGTAGAAGGAGCACAGAGTCTCCTAACCTCTATCATGTTCACCATTGGTGTAAGGTTAAAGACCTATCCTAACCCCGATGAAGCAGTGGCAGCAATACAAAAAGACGGTGTCTACGCTCTATATCAAGCCGGACGTGAGGGTATCGACAGACTGATAAAGTCAACCAAAATCCTGCACTCTTCAATTATTGCTAATTTGCTGCAAACCGAAAATGTGTTTTACCGCTCCACTATTGTGGACGGCATAAAGGGGTTTTTTAAGCTATATTACCCTGAATTTGCCGCCCAGGAAATTCATATCACTGCAGACTATCCAGTTCATCATCTAATGGAACGGTTGGTTGGGATTGAGTTTATACAGAAGTATTTAGAGTGCATCTACTACGAAAATCTGTTTTGCGCGCAATTCTCTGCAGAGAATGTTCATCATCTGCTTTGCGGATACGATGAAGATTATGAAGAGTTGCTCGTTAATATTTATGAGCCGGTGTTATCTGCGGCAATCGGATGCATCCTTTCCGGCAGGGATGTCCACAGGCTGGAGATGGCAGCTTCGTCCATCAAAATTCTGAGTGATTTATTTCGTGGCAAAAGAAGAACAGAAATCGTGGAAATTCTCAGGGAAGCCGTAAGTCAACTGAGCGGACTGATGGAGCTGACCGAGCCCTTAAAAAGGTATCTAAGGGGCAGTCTGCCTCAAATTGCTGCGGTAATAGAAAACGCAGTCCTGCTGCAAACATTGGATCGTGTGTTCATCCTCCCCAAATATCCGGAAAACAACAGGAAGCTCATCTTTTCCTTTGGAGAGAAGATGGACGATGAAAAATATCGTAAGGTATTAGAAGAAATTAGGCAATGCCGTTATCTGACTGACAAGAAAGCCCTGATCAAAGGTGAAATACACTCCCTTGCCGATTTAGAGGATATTTTACTGGATGCGGAACTTCACGAAGAAGAAATTCTCAGCATTATTAGGGAGTTAAACCCTGCTGAAATTGCAGCGCTGGCAAAAAAACATCCGATGTCCTCTGCCTTAGATCAATATGAGCTAAGGGAAAGCCAAATTGTGCTGGGCGAGTGTTTGCAAAAGTTCCTTGCTGAGCTTCCGGCGAAGGGTCGGGATTTGATAAAACAGGCAGCAGCTATGCTGGATAGGATATAG
- a CDS encoding response regulator: MSNDYLLVVDDHFGVRQLMCEFLSREGFRVKEAADGYTALQMASEEKPKLTFLDLKMPGLSGLETLNKLQQIRPKTQVVVMSGYTQDNALTSAVQSGLVKHFLTKPFDLDNLRRILPSLLSNPWESSN, encoded by the coding sequence TTGAGTAACGATTATCTTTTGGTTGTAGATGATCATTTTGGTGTACGGCAACTTATGTGTGAATTTTTATCTCGGGAAGGTTTTCGCGTTAAAGAAGCAGCCGATGGGTATACTGCTTTACAAATGGCTAGTGAAGAGAAACCCAAACTAACATTCTTAGATTTGAAAATGCCTGGTTTAAGTGGATTGGAAACTCTGAACAAATTGCAACAAATACGTCCAAAGACGCAAGTGGTTGTAATGAGTGGCTATACCCAAGATAATGCTTTGACGTCCGCTGTCCAGAGTGGTCTTGTTAAACACTTTTTAACCAAACCTTTTGACCTAGATAATTTGCGTCGGATATTACCTAGCTTACTGAGTAATCCTTGGGAGTCCTCAAATTAA
- a CDS encoding LytS/YhcK type 5TM receptor domain-containing protein, with product MYYDLASNVLDVMLLCGILIWINLSLKSKYSRFLLGILFGLITIFVIKGRIEVFEDHFYDFRNITMTMAGFIGGPITAIIAAIISGLYRYFVGGNGSMGGVFSIIVFACFGSILRKHVKSSQNGKKLLFWFIIGFIMSCISLFIVFFTSPWGANRTVVLSVIIVPVLIINPIATTILFNFYFLISEFFGKASILNAIVNVSPINLMVFDEHGPILQSENLKIQHQTSQIAETFVRSPDCKRTFLNATKQEHREICTDDQRHYVADLCSFQLPCGEFACAAILNEVTDRVKEQEKLRGATNRFAKAFQLGPHMMAIVQMSDFRYIDVNDRFLEERNFNREDVIGKTPIELGVPESEFGRIMKILDLQGSIQNVECSLVTKFGSMGTVILSAEKIEIDDQECIMFAYNDITEMKRLQTERLDQLSKYLTLQAELSRSNQLIADIINSMPDGFYVLDDQWRFTYINKKAAELLLKTREELLGEVLWETIPQARGTLLELNYQKSINDCLPITFEYLSFLHKDTWYEVTAYPSKFGLTVYYRDITKQKLVQEKLVTSQEEMTYILESMTDCFFAIDSNWLFTYVNRAGEMVMEKSREELVGMKLTEVFEANDTTLQRFNEVMCEKKSVTFEILSEALGNKWLEVSAYPIGTGLTCYFRDITIRKIAQDEMARLDRLNLVGQLAAGIGHEIRNPLTTIRGYLQLISVKPDYTILKPTFDLMISEVDRANSIITEFLSLAQTKKSELKQQNLNDILDQLYPLLEADAFSQNKQIRFTLGEIFDLELNAKEITQLILNLTRNGLEAMEERGCLTIESYLQDDKVVLAIADEGCGIPPENNQKLGTPFFTTKDTGTGLGLATCYKIVEAHGAKISVNSSSRGTTFFIYFPIPDKVKEKCQLIA from the coding sequence TTGTATTATGACCTTGCATCCAATGTACTCGATGTAATGTTATTATGTGGTATTCTGATCTGGATTAACTTATCTCTCAAAAGTAAATATTCTCGTTTTTTGTTAGGTATTCTATTCGGACTTATAACAATCTTTGTTATTAAGGGCAGAATTGAAGTTTTTGAAGATCACTTTTATGACTTCCGGAATATCACTATGACGATGGCAGGATTTATTGGTGGTCCAATCACTGCTATAATTGCAGCTATCATTAGTGGGCTTTATCGATATTTTGTAGGTGGAAACGGCTCCATGGGCGGCGTCTTCAGTATTATCGTTTTTGCTTGTTTTGGAAGCATCTTAAGAAAACACGTGAAGAGTAGTCAAAATGGTAAAAAACTTCTATTTTGGTTTATCATCGGATTCATTATGTCCTGTATCTCTTTGTTTATTGTTTTTTTCACATCCCCATGGGGGGCTAATAGGACAGTTGTTCTTAGTGTCATTATTGTCCCTGTTTTAATCATCAATCCAATTGCCACAACCATATTATTCAACTTCTACTTCTTGATTTCCGAGTTCTTTGGCAAAGCCTCAATCTTAAATGCAATTGTTAACGTTAGTCCAATTAACTTAATGGTTTTCGATGAACATGGGCCAATTCTGCAAAGTGAAAATCTAAAAATCCAACATCAAACTTCCCAAATTGCAGAAACCTTTGTTCGATCACCGGATTGCAAAAGAACCTTCTTGAATGCCACAAAACAGGAGCATCGAGAAATCTGTACAGATGATCAGAGACACTATGTCGCTGACTTGTGTAGTTTTCAGCTGCCCTGCGGGGAATTTGCCTGTGCAGCCATCCTTAACGAGGTTACTGATCGGGTGAAAGAACAAGAAAAACTCAGAGGTGCAACCAATCGATTTGCCAAAGCATTTCAGTTAGGTCCTCATATGATGGCTATAGTTCAAATGTCTGACTTTCGATATATAGATGTTAACGATCGTTTTCTTGAAGAAAGAAATTTCAACCGTGAAGATGTAATCGGTAAAACACCCATCGAGTTGGGCGTGCCTGAGAGTGAATTTGGGCGAATCATGAAAATCCTCGATCTACAGGGGTCTATACAAAATGTTGAATGTTCATTAGTAACGAAATTCGGTTCGATGGGTACGGTAATTCTTTCTGCAGAAAAGATAGAAATTGACGATCAAGAATGTATTATGTTTGCCTATAATGATATTACTGAGATGAAACGACTGCAAACAGAAAGACTTGATCAACTATCCAAATATTTGACATTACAGGCGGAGCTTTCTCGAAGTAACCAACTAATAGCAGACATTATCAATAGTATGCCGGATGGATTTTACGTATTAGACGATCAATGGCGCTTTACCTATATCAATAAAAAGGCCGCAGAGTTATTGCTCAAAACACGAGAAGAGCTCTTAGGTGAAGTATTATGGGAAACAATCCCCCAAGCCCGCGGAACTCTGCTCGAACTTAATTATCAAAAGTCGATCAATGATTGCCTACCCATAACATTTGAATACCTTAGCTTTTTACATAAAGACACATGGTATGAAGTCACTGCTTATCCTTCCAAATTTGGGTTGACCGTTTATTATCGAGATATTACCAAACAAAAACTAGTACAGGAAAAATTGGTTACATCTCAAGAAGAAATGACTTACATCCTTGAAAGTATGACAGATTGTTTCTTTGCCATTGATAGCAACTGGCTTTTCACTTATGTAAATCGCGCAGGAGAAATGGTGATGGAAAAATCACGTGAAGAATTGGTAGGCATGAAATTGACTGAAGTTTTTGAGGCTAATGACACCACCCTTCAGCGGTTTAATGAAGTAATGTGCGAAAAGAAGTCGGTTACTTTTGAAATTCTTTCGGAAGCCTTAGGTAATAAATGGTTAGAGGTAAGTGCTTATCCTATAGGAACCGGCCTAACTTGTTATTTTCGAGATATTACAATCCGAAAGATAGCTCAAGATGAAATGGCCAGACTCGACCGTCTTAATCTTGTCGGGCAATTGGCTGCAGGAATCGGACATGAAATAAGGAATCCTCTGACAACAATTCGGGGATATCTCCAATTGATTAGCGTGAAACCAGATTATACAATTCTGAAGCCAACCTTCGACCTAATGATTTCGGAAGTTGATCGTGCAAATTCTATAATCACGGAATTCCTTTCCCTGGCTCAAACAAAAAAAAGCGAATTGAAACAACAAAACCTTAACGATATCCTTGATCAGCTATATCCGCTTTTAGAAGCCGATGCCTTTTCTCAAAACAAACAAATCCGCTTCACTCTGGGAGAGATTTTCGATCTTGAATTAAATGCCAAAGAAATTACTCAACTCATTCTAAATCTGACCCGCAATGGGCTCGAAGCAATGGAAGAAAGAGGCTGCCTAACTATTGAAAGTTATTTACAGGATGACAAGGTTGTGCTGGCAATTGCGGATGAAGGATGTGGTATTCCACCTGAAAATAACCAAAAACTCGGAACCCCCTTCTTTACGACTAAAGATACCGGTACTGGGTTAGGTCTAGCTACATGCTACAAAATTGTCGAAGCACATGGAGCTAAGATCAGTGTCAATTCCAGCTCAAGAGGTACAACTTTCTTTATTTATTTCCCTATTCCAGATAAGGTAAAGGAAAAATGCCAATTAATCGCCTGA
- a CDS encoding response regulator, whose translation MEFLLGNNRYILVVDDNCGIRRLMCEFLTQEGYYVKEASDGLTALGLVMEEKPNLVLLDLRMPGLGGLQTADRLRDLVPETIVVIMSAYFDAQDLQKAVKEGKIKHFVIKPFELTELGVLIKDLLNNVNINQSIIS comes from the coding sequence ATGGAATTTTTGTTGGGGAATAATAGATATATTTTAGTGGTTGATGATAATTGTGGTATACGCCGACTTATGTGTGAGTTTTTAACTCAAGAAGGTTACTATGTTAAAGAAGCATCTGATGGATTAACGGCTTTAGGACTTGTTATGGAGGAGAAACCTAATCTTGTGTTGCTCGATTTGAGGATGCCTGGATTAGGTGGTTTACAAACTGCGGATAGATTGAGGGATTTAGTTCCAGAAACAATAGTAGTAATTATGAGTGCTTACTTCGATGCACAAGATTTACAAAAGGCAGTCAAAGAAGGAAAGATTAAACACTTTGTAATTAAACCGTTTGAATTGACAGAACTAGGGGTTCTTATAAAAGATTTATTAAATAATGTTAATATCAACCAAAGCATAATTTCATAA
- a CDS encoding MarR family transcriptional regulator: MNKEELVIAGFRDLFNKLVWLNKSKMEDSLKGYKSSEVHCIEYIGRNEDSNGTKLVESFYMTSGAISKITKKLIKKGIIESYQKPDNKKEIYFRLTPQGKAIYEIHEELHKEFQERDKVVFEQVTEEQFDSMLNFVEKYSRHLDAEIKKLGIDIELE; the protein is encoded by the coding sequence ATGAACAAAGAAGAACTGGTCATAGCGGGTTTCAGGGACTTATTTAACAAGCTGGTTTGGCTTAATAAGTCTAAGATGGAAGACAGTCTCAAGGGTTATAAGTCTTCTGAAGTACATTGCATCGAATACATTGGAAGAAATGAAGATTCCAACGGGACTAAACTTGTAGAGTCCTTTTATATGACTAGCGGTGCTATAAGCAAAATCACTAAGAAGCTCATAAAAAAAGGCATTATCGAAAGCTACCAAAAGCCGGATAACAAGAAAGAAATCTATTTTCGCTTGACTCCGCAAGGGAAAGCAATTTATGAAATCCACGAGGAACTGCACAAAGAGTTTCAAGAGCGGGATAAGGTCGTATTTGAGCAGGTAACCGAGGAACAATTTGACAGTATGCTTAACTTCGTAGAAAAGTATAGCAGGCATTTGGATGCAGAAATAAAAAAACTGGGTATAGATATTGAGTTGGAATAA